A genome region from Leptospira langatensis includes the following:
- a CDS encoding aldo/keto reductase translates to MQKRQLGKIGPLVSSQGLGCMGMSDFYGPREDSESIETIHRALDLGINFFDTSDMYGPHTNEILVGKALKGKRDQVVIATKFGIVRDPNDPTKRGYNSKPAYIKEACEGSLKRLGIEQIDLYYQHRVDPDTPIEETIGAMAQLVKEGKVKYLGLSEAGVETIRRAHKVHPISALQTEYSLWTRDPEDGILQTCRELGIGFVAYSPLGRGFLTGQIQKFEDLDESDFRRFSPRFQGENFQKNMELVDKIKEIAKEKSVTPGQLALAWVLAQGDDIVPIPGTKRRSYLEENAKGSEVRLTKEDLNRIDSVAPKGAAHGLRYPAAAMSSLGR, encoded by the coding sequence ATGCAAAAAAGACAATTGGGAAAGATCGGTCCGCTGGTTTCGAGCCAAGGACTGGGTTGTATGGGGATGTCCGATTTTTACGGACCCAGGGAGGACTCCGAATCCATAGAGACAATCCATCGGGCCTTGGATCTAGGCATTAATTTCTTCGATACCTCGGACATGTATGGTCCTCATACGAATGAGATTCTTGTAGGAAAGGCCTTGAAAGGTAAAAGAGACCAAGTAGTGATCGCTACTAAGTTTGGTATTGTGAGAGATCCGAACGATCCGACTAAAAGAGGGTATAATAGCAAGCCTGCATATATCAAGGAAGCCTGTGAAGGCAGCTTGAAACGATTAGGAATAGAACAAATCGATCTGTATTACCAACACAGAGTAGATCCGGACACTCCGATCGAAGAGACAATCGGGGCAATGGCACAACTTGTGAAAGAAGGAAAGGTAAAATACCTGGGACTTTCCGAGGCAGGTGTAGAAACGATCCGAAGAGCTCACAAGGTGCATCCGATCAGTGCATTGCAAACGGAGTATTCTCTTTGGACGAGAGATCCGGAAGATGGGATCTTGCAGACTTGTAGAGAACTTGGAATTGGATTCGTTGCTTACAGTCCTTTGGGCCGTGGGTTCCTAACTGGACAGATCCAGAAATTCGAGGATCTGGATGAGAGTGACTTCAGAAGATTTTCTCCCCGTTTCCAAGGAGAGAACTTCCAAAAGAATATGGAACTAGTGGACAAGATCAAGGAGATCGCAAAGGAAAAATCGGTGACTCCGGGACAGTTGGCTCTTGCTTGGGTTCTGGCTCAAGGAGATGATATAGTTCCCATTCCTGGTACCAAGAGACGTTCTTATTTGGAAGAGAATGCGAAAGGAAGCGAGGTTCGCTTAACAAAAGAAGACTTGAACAGGATCGATTCTGTGGCTCCGAAAGGAGCGGCTCATGGGCTACGTTATCCGGCAGCCGCTATGAGCTCCTTAGGTCGATAA
- a CDS encoding L-threonylcarbamoyladenylate synthase, which translates to MILELHPQNPEKRILGQISKRLSEGGVYIFPTDTVYALVADSQSHTGVEKLYKLKNISKNQPLSLLCGDISTASNYMEQLSNEAFRLMKRITPGPFTFVVKANKHLPRVSFSNQKEKNIGIRIPDSKYLLALLEIHPNPLTSTSVFFKDEFVIDVDRIEEEYGSRVDGIVDGGILELELSTILDCTDDGISILREGKGMERISNL; encoded by the coding sequence ATGATCCTTGAACTACACCCCCAGAATCCGGAGAAGAGGATACTCGGGCAAATCTCAAAACGATTGTCCGAGGGAGGGGTGTATATATTTCCAACCGATACCGTATACGCTTTGGTGGCGGACTCTCAATCCCATACAGGAGTTGAAAAGCTTTATAAACTAAAGAATATTTCCAAGAACCAACCTCTCTCCTTGCTTTGCGGAGATATTTCTACTGCTTCAAATTATATGGAGCAACTCTCTAATGAAGCATTTCGTTTGATGAAGCGGATCACGCCTGGACCTTTCACGTTCGTGGTTAAGGCAAATAAGCATCTACCTAGGGTTTCCTTTTCAAACCAGAAGGAAAAGAATATAGGGATTCGGATCCCGGACTCTAAATATCTATTGGCTCTACTAGAGATCCATCCAAATCCTCTTACCTCAACTTCCGTTTTCTTTAAGGATGAGTTCGTCATCGATGTGGATCGCATAGAGGAAGAATACGGAAGTCGAGTGGATGGGATCGTAGACGGCGGTATTTTGGAATTGGAGCTTTCTACTATCTTGGATTGCACCGATGACGGCATCTCCATTCTCAGAGAAGGAAAGGGAATGGAACGTATTAGTAATTTATAA
- a CDS encoding SDR family NAD(P)-dependent oxidoreductase, whose translation MKNVFDLSGKTVLVTGATRGIGRQIAQGFLDAGAIVYGTGSSAESIKRLEGTGIEAFAADIRQIGSMDPIIESIGKKHGKLDVLVNNAGVATNLPAAFFKEDDIQNVTQTNFVGVFRSCQAYYKIQKKKGGNIINIASVLGLAGTKFASVYCGTKGAVINMTRALAVEWAGSGYRVNAICPGFIDTDMTDMIKERPEVLQQMQARIPLARLGKPEDLAGAAIFLASNAAAYVTGQAIVVDGGVTSGI comes from the coding sequence TTGAAGAACGTATTTGATTTAAGCGGCAAAACAGTATTGGTCACGGGTGCAACTCGAGGCATAGGAAGACAGATCGCACAAGGCTTTTTAGACGCAGGAGCAATTGTTTATGGAACGGGCTCTTCTGCCGAGTCCATCAAACGTTTAGAAGGGACAGGCATTGAAGCCTTTGCAGCGGACATCCGTCAAATCGGTTCCATGGATCCGATCATCGAATCTATCGGAAAGAAGCATGGAAAGTTAGATGTTCTGGTGAATAACGCGGGCGTAGCCACCAATCTTCCTGCGGCATTTTTTAAGGAAGACGATATCCAAAATGTTACACAAACGAATTTTGTCGGCGTTTTTAGATCCTGCCAGGCGTATTACAAGATCCAAAAGAAAAAAGGTGGGAACATTATCAATATCGCCTCAGTCTTAGGACTAGCCGGAACGAAATTCGCCTCCGTGTATTGTGGGACCAAAGGAGCTGTGATCAATATGACTCGGGCTCTTGCGGTAGAATGGGCGGGATCCGGATATAGAGTTAACGCAATCTGTCCCGGGTTTATAGACACCGATATGACGGATATGATCAAGGAAAGACCGGAAGTGTTACAACAAATGCAAGCTCGGATCCCTTTAGCAAGATTAGGAAAACCGGAAGATCTAGCCGGGGCTGCAATCTTCTTAGCATCCAATGCGGCAGCGTACGTAACAGGACAAGCCATAGTGGTGGATGGAGGTGTTACCTCAGGTATATGA
- a CDS encoding nucleoside triphosphate pyrophosphatase — protein sequence MLILRSQSPRRKEILQSLGLEFQVLPLPINEANLDQEKPLEYLKRVTVAKLGPSSADTEQVIVSSDTIVVYQDRILQKPADDVEAFQMLSMLSGKSHRVYSGIGIRTANSEIFDYDSSDVEFHDWKEDQIKAYILEAKPFDKAGAYGIQDRNSPAKSYQGSYTNILGFPIRKFFLYHSLWSKFL from the coding sequence ATGTTGATTTTAAGGTCCCAATCTCCTAGACGAAAAGAGATCTTGCAGTCCTTAGGCTTAGAATTCCAAGTCTTGCCCTTGCCTATAAACGAAGCAAACCTAGACCAAGAAAAACCATTAGAGTATTTAAAGCGCGTTACCGTCGCGAAGTTAGGACCTTCTTCCGCAGATACCGAACAGGTGATCGTTTCTTCCGATACGATCGTAGTTTACCAAGATAGAATTTTACAAAAACCTGCTGATGATGTGGAAGCTTTTCAAATGTTATCCATGTTAAGTGGAAAGTCTCATCGAGTATATTCCGGTATAGGGATCCGAACTGCTAACTCAGAGATCTTTGATTACGATTCTTCCGATGTAGAGTTTCATGATTGGAAGGAAGATCAGATCAAAGCATATATTTTGGAGGCAAAACCATTTGATAAGGCCGGAGCATACGGGATCCAAGACAGGAATTCTCCTGCAAAATCCTACCAAGGTTCTTATACCAATATACTAGGATTTCCCATCCGAAAGTTTTTCTTATACCATTCTCTTTGGTCAAAATTTCTTTGA
- the holA gene encoding DNA polymerase III subunit delta — MNSVTNPKEATVYENLIDFLHKTKPSIESLPQVLFVVSQDSYEFGVVSDLYKNAYKRNADSYEIVVFVAEPGDLENFQSEASNLDMFAAQKLFIIKSGVAFFKPWVGKNKSKTSPKANSIHLPESVRVIVHYDHWDIPKELLSIFGQGSSYFKSSKIFPDKRKDAFLRACREVEVKLDEEAEEEFLLKVSPSAGAYLRNLEKLKLYLGKKSFGIADLREVLFQSSEFSSSEIVDYFFEKDYGRFSREFSKFKIGKDSILIFLSLLKEHLDQLRIYKIILRLYEKVLSEKEQSSLLGIEAYSPARKSHIFRRLRKESSSFSDMEIKELYEFLIDMNQKVKTGSEKEETIYYFFRKMEEFFHPASRTARTR, encoded by the coding sequence ATGAATTCCGTGACCAACCCGAAGGAAGCGACCGTTTACGAGAATCTGATCGATTTTCTACACAAAACCAAACCGAGTATAGAATCGCTTCCTCAGGTTCTATTTGTGGTCTCCCAGGATTCTTACGAATTCGGGGTGGTCAGCGATCTCTACAAAAACGCGTATAAGAGGAATGCGGACTCGTACGAGATCGTAGTCTTCGTGGCAGAGCCCGGCGACCTGGAGAACTTCCAAAGCGAGGCCTCAAATCTAGACATGTTCGCGGCCCAGAAATTATTCATTATCAAATCAGGAGTCGCCTTCTTCAAACCCTGGGTAGGAAAGAATAAGTCCAAGACTTCTCCCAAAGCGAACTCCATCCATTTGCCCGAATCAGTAAGAGTGATTGTGCATTACGACCATTGGGATATTCCAAAAGAACTTCTTTCGATTTTCGGACAAGGTTCCTCGTATTTTAAATCCTCTAAGATCTTTCCAGACAAACGAAAAGATGCCTTTTTAAGAGCTTGCAGAGAAGTAGAAGTCAAACTAGACGAAGAGGCAGAAGAAGAGTTCCTACTAAAAGTAAGCCCGAGTGCCGGAGCCTACTTACGTAATCTTGAAAAACTCAAACTCTATTTGGGAAAGAAATCCTTTGGGATTGCAGACCTGAGAGAAGTATTATTCCAGAGTTCCGAGTTCAGCTCTTCGGAGATCGTGGATTATTTTTTTGAAAAGGATTACGGAAGATTTTCCAGAGAATTTTCCAAATTCAAGATTGGAAAGGATTCCATCCTGATCTTTCTCTCCTTATTAAAAGAGCATTTGGACCAGTTGAGGATCTACAAGATCATTCTTCGGCTGTATGAAAAGGTTCTCAGCGAGAAAGAGCAATCCTCGCTATTAGGGATAGAGGCTTATTCTCCTGCAAGAAAAAGCCATATATTCAGACGACTGCGCAAAGAAAGTTCTTCTTTCTCAGATATGGAGATCAAAGAACTTTATGAATTCTTGATAGATATGAATCAGAAAGTTAAAACCGGTTCGGAAAAGGAAGAAACCATCTACTATTTCTTCAGGAAGATGGAGGAGTTTTTCCATCCTGCGAGTCGAACAGCTCGAACTCGGTGA